From Haloarcula sp. CBA1127, a single genomic window includes:
- a CDS encoding tRNA-binding protein encodes MGFTETKIDPARFLEDVEMRIGEIVDVEPFPEARKDVYKLDVAFGDETRQSAAGLTDVYDPEDLLGSQVVAVVNLGTVSIAGFESECLVTGVDSEDGVVHLTPEREVEPGTRVY; translated from the coding sequence ATGGGATTCACTGAAACCAAGATCGATCCCGCACGGTTCCTCGAAGACGTAGAGATGCGTATTGGTGAAATCGTCGACGTCGAGCCGTTCCCCGAAGCCCGTAAAGACGTGTACAAGCTCGACGTGGCGTTTGGCGACGAAACGCGCCAGTCCGCCGCAGGGCTGACAGACGTGTACGACCCCGAGGACCTCCTCGGTTCACAGGTCGTCGCCGTCGTCAACCTCGGGACGGTCTCTATCGCCGGCTTCGAGAGCGAGTGTCTGGTCACCGGCGTCGACAGCGAGGACGGCGTCGTCCACCTGACGCCCGAACGGGAGGTCGAGCCGGGGACGCGGGTGTATTGA
- a CDS encoding sugar phosphate isomerase/epimerase yields the protein MQTAIQLWTLRELREPLSDVLDRIAAAGYDGVEFAGIGDPGASRRVLDEAGLGIAGVHVQLEDLQSDPRTVGNQARTLDAPSLVLPYLDDDHFASESAVESTATLLEMLAADFDRPLLYHNHDHEFVPLGDGTAFDALVDQTTIGFEFDAGWAHAAGQDPVALIRRLDGRVPVVHLKDMTADGEPTALGDGVVPLKAVVDAAREAGTEWLVFEHDNPEDPVDAIQVGIDGMTPLLK from the coding sequence ATGCAGACAGCGATCCAGCTCTGGACTCTCCGCGAGCTCCGGGAACCGCTATCGGACGTACTCGACCGTATCGCGGCTGCCGGTTACGACGGTGTGGAGTTCGCTGGCATCGGCGATCCGGGCGCGTCCCGGCGCGTGCTTGACGAAGCGGGGCTCGGCATTGCCGGCGTCCACGTCCAACTGGAAGACTTGCAGTCCGACCCTCGCACCGTTGGTAATCAGGCCCGGACACTCGACGCGCCGTCTCTGGTTCTCCCGTATCTCGATGACGACCACTTCGCAAGTGAGAGCGCAGTCGAGTCGACGGCGACGCTACTCGAAATGCTTGCGGCGGACTTTGACCGACCGCTACTGTACCACAACCACGACCACGAGTTCGTCCCGCTCGGCGACGGTACCGCCTTCGACGCGCTCGTCGACCAGACGACGATTGGATTCGAATTCGACGCCGGCTGGGCGCACGCGGCGGGACAGGACCCCGTCGCACTGATTCGGCGACTCGACGGGCGCGTTCCAGTCGTCCACCTCAAAGACATGACCGCGGACGGGGAGCCGACCGCCCTCGGTGATGGTGTCGTTCCGCTCAAAGCGGTGGTCGATGCGGCCCGCGAGGCGGGGACTGAGTGGCTGGTCTTCGAGCACGACAACCCCGAGGACCCGGTTGACGCCATTCAGGTCGGTATCGACGGCATGACTCCGCTACTGAAGTGA
- the dnaG gene encoding DNA primase DnaG codes for MQDTAKYLIHADITAAGVVERSDVVGAVFGQTEGLLGDELDLRDLQDSKKVGRIDVEIRSEGGQSFGEITVASGLDRVETAILAAALETIEQVGPCRAEIEVSEIEDVRSAKRREVVERATELLNDFEEKSIQTADIVETVRQQVRVADVTDYEGLPAGPRVADSDAIVVVEGRSDVMQLLKYGIKNAVAVEGTDVPDAIADLTAGRTVTSFLDGDRGGDLILKELAQVGDVDYVAVTPSDKSVEDLSRSEVMSALRDKVPYETVASAKSLDSIREEMSQAGESTTADGGAVAAAMSEDSADGQPTPGTQAGSAQAAATEGATSVADNSNATAVADAATDEDATGGGEEPTIPSLSDHIEAVIQSHSGTARLVDEDATLLAEDDANAVVSLLASAEAVPKTVVIDADCSQKLLDVAAQRGVDVVVAAGHGEYVKQPTAVQVRIEG; via the coding sequence ATGCAAGATACGGCGAAATATCTGATACATGCCGACATCACGGCGGCGGGAGTCGTCGAGCGGAGCGACGTCGTCGGCGCGGTGTTCGGCCAGACGGAAGGATTACTCGGCGACGAATTGGACCTGCGGGACCTGCAGGACTCGAAGAAGGTCGGCCGCATCGACGTGGAGATACGCTCGGAGGGTGGACAGTCCTTCGGCGAAATTACCGTCGCGAGCGGCCTCGACAGGGTCGAGACGGCGATTCTCGCTGCGGCACTGGAGACCATCGAACAGGTGGGGCCGTGCCGCGCCGAAATCGAGGTCTCCGAGATCGAGGACGTACGCAGCGCCAAGCGGCGCGAGGTCGTCGAGCGGGCAACGGAACTGCTGAACGACTTCGAGGAGAAGTCTATCCAGACCGCGGACATCGTCGAGACGGTCAGACAGCAGGTCCGGGTCGCCGACGTGACCGACTACGAGGGGCTCCCGGCTGGGCCGCGCGTGGCCGACTCCGACGCGATTGTCGTCGTCGAGGGGCGCTCAGACGTGATGCAACTGCTGAAATACGGCATCAAGAACGCCGTCGCAGTCGAGGGAACTGACGTTCCCGACGCTATTGCGGACCTGACGGCCGGTCGAACGGTGACCTCGTTCCTCGACGGCGACCGCGGTGGGGACCTCATTCTGAAGGAACTCGCGCAGGTCGGCGACGTGGACTACGTCGCCGTCACTCCCAGCGACAAGTCCGTCGAGGACCTCTCCCGCAGCGAGGTGATGTCGGCGCTCCGGGACAAGGTGCCGTACGAGACGGTCGCAAGCGCCAAGAGCCTCGACAGCATCCGCGAAGAGATGTCCCAGGCTGGGGAGTCGACGACCGCTGACGGCGGTGCCGTGGCGGCCGCGATGTCTGAAGACTCCGCTGACGGCCAGCCCACGCCCGGCACGCAGGCCGGGTCGGCCCAGGCCGCAGCAACCGAGGGGGCGACGAGTGTAGCGGACAACTCGAACGCAACCGCTGTGGCGGACGCCGCAACGGACGAAGACGCGACTGGGGGCGGCGAAGAACCGACCATCCCCTCGCTTTCAGACCACATCGAAGCCGTCATTCAGAGCCACAGCGGGACGGCCAGGCTCGTCGACGAGGACGCGACGCTGCTCGCGGAGGACGACGCCAATGCCGTCGTCTCGCTGCTTGCATCCGCTGAGGCCGTTCCCAAGACCGTCGTCATCGATGCCGACTGCTCACAGAAGCTTCTTGATGTCGCCGCCCAGCGCGGCGTCGATGTTGTCGTCGCCGCTGGCCACGGCGAGTACGTCAAACAGCCGACGGCCGTGCAGGTCCGCATCGAGGGTTAG
- a CDS encoding N-acetyltransferase — translation MIREARPGDESRLRAIQTNTLDEPWPELLGVGIDGPPLVLVLDIGEPLGYALVVPDHPVAYLAEFAIAPGKQGQGLGTTLMNGLLDRLRAGEFETIRLTARADDNRARSFYDGFGFSVADELPDHYDDGDGVLLVRDL, via the coding sequence ATGATTCGCGAGGCCCGTCCTGGGGATGAATCCCGGCTCCGGGCTATTCAGACGAACACGCTTGACGAGCCGTGGCCAGAACTACTCGGTGTCGGAATCGACGGCCCGCCGCTCGTGCTGGTGCTCGATATTGGCGAGCCGCTCGGCTACGCGCTCGTCGTGCCGGACCACCCGGTCGCGTATCTGGCGGAGTTCGCCATCGCACCCGGGAAGCAAGGGCAGGGTCTCGGGACAACACTGATGAACGGACTGCTGGACAGGCTCCGGGCTGGCGAGTTCGAGACGATTCGGCTCACCGCGCGCGCGGACGACAATCGGGCACGCTCGTTCTACGACGGCTTCGGGTTCTCTGTCGCTGACGAACTACCCGACCACTACGACGACGGTGACGGCGTGTTGCTCGTTCGAGACCTCTAA
- a CDS encoding DUF92 domain-containing protein: protein MTGTVRRAGAFAAVGTLAVAVPAATGFRSLELATVAAIAPFVLVAALGVTVIGQDSRLFDLFARPGDYEDGKLYGLAAFSLAAAGLALLAVRFSLPVPVFVGVVVIVAYGNLGQRLAYTVRSDEVVATAGFVLVGFIAGVAGQVLGTRIQAAVGEGAAAVDIPLVLFLAASGAFVAALLRSVLFERDDPLVMLTVGLLLWLFFELDPSVTAQRVVIALAVTVLLGYLSYALDTASLPGMLTGVLLSFLTIVLGGFGWFAMLISFFALGGLSTKFRYEEKLDRGIAEENEGARGSGNVLANSIVALFAVVAAAASPSHIAVNPLLFFYAFAGAVAAAMTDTFSSEFGGLYDNPRLITTLKPVEPGTDGGVTWQGVAAGAVGAGIIAGIAALTQDITTVGSGVILLCGLVGMIVDSLLGATVEGSVVGNQGVNMLATLAAALAGVGVVLVVGLP from the coding sequence GTGACTGGCACAGTCCGTCGGGCAGGTGCGTTCGCCGCCGTGGGGACCCTCGCGGTCGCCGTTCCGGCCGCAACGGGCTTTCGCTCGCTCGAACTCGCGACTGTCGCCGCTATCGCACCCTTCGTCCTCGTCGCCGCGCTCGGCGTCACGGTCATCGGACAGGACTCGCGGTTGTTCGACCTGTTCGCGCGCCCCGGTGACTACGAGGACGGGAAACTGTACGGCCTGGCGGCCTTCTCGCTTGCCGCCGCCGGGCTCGCGCTGCTTGCCGTTCGGTTCAGTTTACCGGTGCCGGTGTTCGTCGGCGTCGTCGTCATCGTCGCCTACGGGAACCTCGGCCAGCGACTCGCGTACACCGTCCGCTCCGACGAGGTGGTCGCAACTGCGGGCTTCGTCCTCGTCGGCTTCATTGCCGGCGTCGCGGGGCAGGTGCTCGGGACGCGGATTCAGGCCGCCGTCGGTGAGGGGGCGGCCGCTGTCGACATTCCACTCGTGCTGTTTCTCGCCGCCAGCGGCGCGTTCGTCGCTGCCCTGCTTCGCTCGGTCCTGTTCGAACGGGACGACCCGCTGGTGATGCTCACCGTTGGACTGCTGCTGTGGCTGTTTTTCGAACTCGATCCGTCGGTGACGGCACAGCGCGTCGTCATCGCGCTCGCCGTGACAGTCCTGCTCGGCTATCTGTCCTACGCGCTCGACACGGCGTCCCTCCCGGGGATGCTCACCGGCGTTCTCCTCTCCTTTTTGACCATCGTTCTCGGCGGTTTCGGCTGGTTCGCCATGCTGATTTCCTTTTTCGCGCTCGGTGGCCTCTCGACGAAGTTCCGCTACGAGGAGAAACTGGACCGCGGCATCGCCGAGGAGAACGAAGGCGCACGCGGAAGCGGGAACGTACTCGCAAACTCCATCGTCGCGTTGTTCGCCGTCGTCGCGGCGGCGGCGAGTCCGAGCCACATCGCTGTCAACCCGCTCTTGTTCTTCTATGCCTTCGCCGGGGCTGTCGCCGCCGCGATGACCGACACGTTCTCCAGTGAGTTCGGCGGGCTCTACGACAACCCACGGCTCATTACGACGCTCAAACCCGTTGAGCCGGGCACTGACGGCGGCGTCACCTGGCAGGGTGTGGCCGCCGGGGCCGTCGGCGCGGGCATCATCGCCGGTATCGCCGCGCTCACGCAAGACATCACCACAGTGGGCAGTGGCGTCATACTCCTGTGTGGGCTGGTCGGGATGATCGTCGACAGCCTGCTTGGCGCGACCGTTGAAGGCTCGGTCGTCGGCAATCAGGGCGTCAATATGCTCGCAACCCTGGCGGCCGCACTGGCCGGGGTCGGCGTCGTGCTGGTCGTTGGTCTCCCATGA
- a CDS encoding undecaprenyl diphosphate synthase family protein: protein MGLYDRYLAMRVRRSDADLPETVALVITERDLLGDGAYRTLERFFDWAVQYGTDTVVVYVSVLDEEAIPTLQRELESVTAPREIAVRVPDDETTADAPIQISIGLGGQSEFATAVQKLAEDVDAGSLDPGDIDEAAVEEHLVFPTDPDLVIKTGAERLSDFMIWQSVYSELYFTDVNWQNFRLRDYLRALRDYQERQRRFGR from the coding sequence GTGGGACTATACGACCGATATCTCGCGATGCGCGTTCGGCGCAGCGACGCCGACCTGCCCGAGACGGTCGCGCTGGTGATTACGGAGCGAGACCTGCTTGGAGACGGTGCATACAGGACCTTAGAGCGGTTTTTCGACTGGGCTGTTCAGTACGGCACCGACACCGTCGTCGTCTACGTGAGCGTTCTTGATGAGGAGGCGATCCCGACGCTGCAGCGCGAACTCGAAAGCGTCACCGCGCCACGGGAGATCGCGGTCAGAGTACCGGACGACGAGACGACAGCCGACGCTCCGATTCAGATTTCAATCGGACTCGGCGGGCAGTCAGAGTTCGCGACGGCCGTCCAAAAACTGGCAGAAGATGTTGACGCAGGCTCACTCGACCCGGGCGACATCGACGAGGCCGCAGTTGAGGAGCATCTCGTCTTTCCGACCGACCCGGATCTGGTCATCAAGACCGGGGCCGAGCGGCTTTCGGATTTCATGATCTGGCAGTCCGTGTATTCGGAGCTGTATTTCACCGACGTGAACTGGCAGAACTTCCGGCTGCGAGATTACTTGCGGGCGCTGCGAGATTATCAGGAGCGACAGCGGCGCTTTGGCCGCTAG
- the uppS gene encoding polyprenyl diphosphate synthase, translated as MYTTMLSRGKRLGYAAYERLLQWELSGTPDHVAVIMDGNRRYAEKQGAKKQEGHREGAQTTEALLNWCDELGIREVTLYTFSTENFDRDPEEREHIFDLVEQKLRTFADADRVHEAGVCIRAIGETEMLPERVRDAIDYAEGRTAQYDQLNLNIALAYGGRAELLGAARDVAAAVENETLDPTDVSAETIEERLYEGPTRDVDLIVRTGGDERTSNFLPWHANGNEAATFFCTPYWPEFRKVDFLRAIRTYQNREDSWRTTRAERSLALVRAIEQSELPTAKRMLGRFRDALPSTEREQLDEEYDLAD; from the coding sequence ATGTACACAACGATGCTATCGAGGGGGAAGCGACTGGGATATGCAGCCTACGAGCGATTGCTCCAGTGGGAACTGTCTGGAACGCCGGACCACGTCGCAGTCATTATGGACGGGAACCGAAGATACGCTGAAAAGCAGGGCGCGAAAAAGCAGGAGGGCCACAGGGAAGGGGCCCAAACGACGGAGGCACTGTTGAACTGGTGCGACGAACTCGGCATTCGTGAGGTGACGCTGTACACGTTCTCGACGGAGAATTTCGATCGCGACCCCGAGGAGCGCGAGCACATCTTCGACCTCGTCGAACAGAAGCTCCGAACGTTTGCCGACGCCGACCGAGTCCACGAGGCCGGCGTGTGTATCCGCGCCATCGGCGAGACGGAGATGCTACCCGAGCGGGTACGTGACGCTATCGACTACGCTGAAGGGCGAACCGCCCAGTACGATCAGCTCAACCTCAACATCGCGCTGGCCTATGGCGGCCGGGCCGAGTTGCTCGGTGCGGCCCGCGACGTTGCCGCCGCTGTCGAAAACGAGACTCTCGACCCGACGGACGTCTCTGCGGAAACCATCGAAGAGCGGCTTTACGAGGGGCCGACCCGCGACGTTGATCTCATCGTTCGAACCGGCGGTGACGAACGCACCTCGAACTTCCTGCCGTGGCACGCCAACGGCAACGAGGCCGCCACGTTCTTCTGTACGCCCTACTGGCCCGAATTCCGGAAGGTCGACTTCCTGCGGGCGATCCGAACGTACCAGAATCGCGAGGATTCCTGGCGGACGACCCGTGCCGAGCGGTCACTGGCACTGGTTCGTGCCATCGAGCAGTCGGAACTGCCGACGGCCAAGCGGATGCTCGGGCGGTTCCGTGACGCGCTCCCGAGTACCGAACGCGAGCAACTCGACGAAGAGTACGACCTCGCGGACTGA
- a CDS encoding cold-shock protein has protein sequence MATGTVDFFNDTGGYGFIDTEDSDEDVFFHMEDIDGPDLEEGQEVEFEIEQADKGPRAKNLTRL, from the coding sequence ATGGCGACCGGTACGGTAGACTTCTTCAACGACACAGGCGGTTACGGTTTCATCGATACCGAAGACTCCGACGAGGACGTCTTCTTCCACATGGAGGACATCGACGGTCCTGACCTCGAGGAGGGGCAAGAAGTGGAATTCGAGATTGAGCAGGCCGACAAAGGCCCGCGCGCGAAAAACCTCACGCGGCTGTAA
- a CDS encoding cold-shock protein: protein MATGTVDFFNDTGGYGFIETDDADEDVFFHMEDVGGPDLEEGQEVEFDIEQADKGPRAKNLERL from the coding sequence ATGGCGACAGGCACTGTAGACTTCTTCAACGATACGGGTGGCTACGGTTTCATCGAAACCGACGATGCCGACGAAGACGTGTTCTTCCACATGGAAGACGTCGGCGGCCCGGACTTAGAAGAAGGGCAAGAAGTCGAATTCGACATCGAACAGGCAGATAAAGGCCCGCGGGCGAAGAACCTCGAGCGACTGTAA
- a CDS encoding DUF5778 family protein, whose protein sequence is MSEADALDDDLYRRTKQLLEPGEIQLNGAVVHTEYDGSDEIEMMQATIEVGEFIAEGAGLDPTDTFVYSGSDDPEFASNQHQGLTLDDEEFVWECQQLLRNGSFDLVFYYEASADHDGILEAVEDAGYAVTGVEGE, encoded by the coding sequence ATGAGCGAGGCCGACGCACTCGACGATGACCTTTACCGCCGGACCAAACAGCTACTTGAGCCGGGCGAGATTCAGCTCAACGGCGCTGTCGTCCACACGGAGTACGACGGTAGCGACGAGATAGAGATGATGCAGGCCACCATCGAGGTCGGTGAGTTCATCGCCGAGGGCGCTGGTCTGGACCCGACAGACACGTTCGTCTACTCCGGCAGCGACGACCCCGAGTTCGCGTCGAACCAGCATCAGGGCCTCACGCTGGACGACGAGGAGTTCGTCTGGGAGTGTCAGCAGCTCCTTCGCAACGGTTCCTTCGATCTAGTGTTCTACTACGAGGCGAGCGCCGACCACGACGGGATTCTCGAAGCTGTCGAGGACGCTGGCTACGCAGTCACCGGCGTCGAAGGCGAGTAA
- a CDS encoding Lrp/AsnC family transcriptional regulator, with product MSEDLGTVDRAVLNAFQGGFPVVERPFEPAAAALADHGVDIDADELLARVQDLDDAGVLTRFGALINAEAIGGTATLVATHAPEDSYDEHAEMVNAYPEVAHNYEREHPHLNMWFVVSVAEESRVEEVLAEIEAETGEKTYNLPKQQEFHVGAKFPVEGPQTQDLDCSDLGPDVTPTDSQSLTADELDLVLEIQDGLPVTATPYADVADEIDADVDWVLETIQRFNMEGKVRRVGVIPNHYALGYSENGMTVWDVPDEVIDEVGPAIAEFDFVTHCYERPRHDDVWPYNFFAMTHGRSEAESQERIQQVRDRMAEHWDVSEDDWDTLFSTRILKKTGIRLDERARQNTETA from the coding sequence ATGAGCGAAGACCTCGGGACGGTAGACCGGGCGGTGTTGAACGCCTTCCAGGGCGGCTTCCCGGTCGTCGAACGGCCGTTCGAACCGGCCGCGGCGGCCCTCGCCGACCACGGCGTCGACATCGACGCGGATGAGCTGTTAGCGCGCGTACAGGACCTCGACGACGCGGGCGTACTCACGCGGTTCGGGGCACTCATCAACGCCGAAGCGATCGGCGGCACCGCCACGCTTGTCGCAACCCACGCCCCAGAGGACAGCTACGACGAACACGCCGAGATGGTAAACGCGTACCCAGAGGTTGCGCACAATTACGAGCGCGAACATCCGCATCTAAATATGTGGTTCGTGGTCTCGGTGGCCGAGGAAAGTCGAGTCGAGGAGGTTCTGGCCGAAATCGAGGCAGAAACCGGTGAGAAGACGTACAACCTCCCGAAACAGCAGGAGTTTCACGTCGGCGCGAAGTTCCCCGTCGAGGGGCCACAGACCCAGGACCTCGACTGCTCGGATCTGGGGCCGGACGTAACACCGACGGACAGCCAGTCCCTGACCGCCGACGAACTGGACCTCGTGTTGGAAATCCAGGACGGGCTCCCGGTCACCGCCACGCCGTACGCTGACGTGGCCGACGAAATCGATGCCGACGTTGATTGGGTACTGGAGACAATACAGCGGTTCAACATGGAGGGAAAGGTCCGCCGCGTCGGCGTTATCCCGAACCACTACGCGCTCGGCTACAGCGAGAACGGGATGACCGTCTGGGATGTGCCCGACGAGGTCATCGACGAGGTCGGCCCCGCTATCGCCGAGTTCGACTTCGTGACACACTGCTACGAGCGGCCCCGCCACGACGACGTCTGGCCGTACAACTTCTTCGCGATGACCCATGGGCGAAGCGAAGCGGAGAGTCAGGAGCGTATCCAGCAGGTCCGCGACCGGATGGCCGAACACTGGGACGTCTCCGAGGACGACTGGGACACGCTGTTCTCGACGCGGATTCTGAAAAAGACGGGTATCAGGCTGGACGAACGAGCGCGACAGAACACAGAAACGGCGTGA
- a CDS encoding bifunctional precorrin-2 dehydrogenase/sirohydrochlorin ferrochelatase — translation MIPLMHDFEGETVLVVGGGPVGARKARTFATEASVVVLSPEFGDRTFADAEKVRAAPTPEDATEWVKRTDPALVVAATDDSDLNDAFSTAAEEHGALVNRADDHGDQSFGNVVVPATVRDDPVTLAIATGGRAPALSKHLRERFEDEFGNAGLMAEVVGDLREDLRDRGVPAAERRDAVRFVVRSREVWKALDSGRYKGEQVARDVIGELPGDQM, via the coding sequence ATGATTCCGCTCATGCACGACTTCGAGGGCGAGACGGTTCTCGTCGTCGGCGGCGGTCCGGTCGGCGCACGCAAGGCCCGCACGTTCGCTACGGAGGCGAGCGTCGTCGTCCTTAGCCCCGAATTCGGCGACCGGACGTTCGCGGACGCGGAAAAGGTCCGGGCTGCACCGACCCCGGAGGACGCCACGGAGTGGGTCAAGCGGACCGACCCGGCGCTGGTCGTCGCCGCGACGGACGACTCCGACCTGAACGACGCCTTTAGCACGGCTGCCGAGGAGCACGGCGCGCTCGTCAACCGCGCCGACGACCACGGCGACCAGTCGTTCGGCAACGTCGTCGTGCCGGCGACGGTGCGGGACGACCCCGTGACGCTCGCGATTGCGACCGGCGGGCGCGCGCCGGCGCTGTCGAAACACCTTCGCGAGCGGTTCGAAGACGAGTTCGGAAACGCTGGTCTGATGGCCGAGGTCGTCGGCGACCTCCGTGAGGACCTGCGCGACCGGGGGGTCCCGGCGGCCGAACGGCGTGACGCCGTCAGGTTCGTTGTCAGGTCACGGGAAGTTTGGAAGGCTTTAGATAGTGGCAGGTACAAGGGAGAGCAAGTAGCTAGAGACGTGATCGGAGAGTTACCTGGTGATCAAATGTGA
- the hemA gene encoding glutamyl-tRNA reductase — protein MRGDTGAIVGVCISHERASVDQLETAAADSERHAVESLLANPAVEEAIALQTCNRTEGYVVVSDHEDGLDALELFTRAVPDDVVVEMGHEESLRHLLRVAAGLESIVLGEDQILGQLRTAYETARGVGGIGPMLEDGVTKAIHVGERARTETKINEGVVSIASAAVRLLKQESSLADGTALVVGAGEMGQLAVDALSEEVDRLLVANRTVPHAEHIADSVDIDASAVALDGIEAAVSEASAVISATGSGDQVFDIGTFSDAGEVSIVDIAQPRDVPAGADRLPSVTVYDLDALESVTAETRNKRQRAAEAVERIVDEEFDRLLTQYKRKRADRVISTMYESAEQVKAAEINSALSAADFDDEQAEVVEAMADAIVSQILAAPTKSLRDAAEEDDWSTIHTALQLFDPDFGGPDQATPPEFTQGMSVEDIPDGMRDEIPNAMLDRLSDD, from the coding sequence GTGAGAGGGGACACTGGTGCAATTGTTGGGGTCTGTATCTCCCATGAGCGCGCAAGCGTCGACCAATTAGAGACCGCTGCGGCGGATAGCGAGCGCCATGCGGTCGAATCCTTGCTCGCGAACCCCGCGGTCGAAGAAGCGATTGCGCTACAGACGTGTAACCGTACCGAAGGGTACGTCGTTGTCTCTGATCACGAGGACGGGCTTGACGCGCTCGAACTGTTCACCCGCGCCGTGCCCGACGACGTCGTTGTTGAGATGGGTCACGAGGAGAGTCTCCGTCACTTGCTCCGAGTAGCCGCCGGGCTTGAATCGATTGTGCTTGGCGAAGACCAGATCCTTGGCCAGCTTCGAACCGCCTATGAGACCGCCCGCGGCGTTGGCGGCATCGGACCGATGCTGGAAGACGGTGTCACGAAGGCGATTCACGTCGGCGAACGCGCCCGCACGGAGACGAAAATCAACGAGGGTGTCGTCTCGATTGCCTCCGCCGCGGTTCGCCTTCTCAAACAGGAGAGTTCGCTAGCAGACGGGACAGCGCTCGTTGTCGGGGCTGGCGAGATGGGCCAGCTCGCTGTGGATGCGCTCAGTGAGGAGGTAGACCGGCTACTCGTGGCCAACCGGACGGTCCCACACGCGGAGCATATCGCCGACTCAGTCGACATCGACGCCAGTGCGGTTGCGCTCGACGGCATCGAAGCGGCTGTCTCTGAGGCCAGTGCCGTCATTTCGGCGACAGGGAGCGGTGATCAGGTGTTCGATATCGGAACCTTCAGCGATGCCGGCGAGGTGTCGATTGTCGACATCGCCCAGCCGCGTGACGTCCCGGCCGGCGCGGACCGACTCCCGTCGGTGACGGTGTACGATCTCGATGCACTGGAGTCGGTGACCGCCGAAACGCGGAACAAGCGACAGCGAGCCGCCGAAGCGGTCGAGCGTATCGTCGACGAGGAGTTCGACCGCCTGCTCACGCAGTACAAGCGCAAACGCGCCGACAGGGTCATCTCGACGATGTACGAAAGCGCCGAACAGGTCAAGGCAGCAGAAATAAACAGTGCGCTCTCGGCAGCTGACTTCGATGATGAACAGGCCGAAGTCGTTGAAGCAATGGCCGACGCTATCGTCTCGCAGATCCTCGCCGCACCGACCAAGAGCCTGCGCGACGCCGCGGAGGAGGATGACTGGTCGACGATTCATACGGCGCTCCAGCTGTTCGACCCGGACTTCGGCGGCCCCGACCAGGCTACCCCGCCCGAGTTCACCCAAGGCATGTCGGTCGAGGACATCCCTGACGGTATGCGCGACGAGATCCCGAACGCGATGCTCGACCGGCTCTCTGACGACTGA
- a CDS encoding 4a-hydroxytetrahydrobiopterin dehydratase — translation MADLLSDDEISDRLPEQWTREGDEIVRVFEFDGYLDASGFLSAAAGLAEDAWHHPEMTIRWGEVEVRLTTHDAGGITENDIGLAERLNGIHD, via the coding sequence ATGGCAGACTTGCTCTCTGACGACGAGATTAGCGACCGGCTACCCGAGCAATGGACCCGCGAAGGCGACGAAATCGTCCGCGTCTTCGAGTTCGACGGCTATCTGGACGCGTCGGGCTTTCTGAGCGCCGCGGCGGGCCTCGCAGAGGACGCGTGGCATCATCCGGAGATGACCATCCGATGGGGCGAAGTCGAAGTCCGACTCACGACCCACGACGCAGGCGGCATCACTGAAAACGACATCGGCCTGGCCGAGCGGCTGAACGGCATCCACGACTGA
- the lwrS gene encoding LWR-salt protein: MDTTDGLAALQPTDPDGATARYVFRVELRLEPDADGLWTDPDRFETTLYRAADDPGTSGWLFFRDTLWRGELADEPHFRRLVEDELGYQVVSVSFSELRTDEAYLDSLKAEIADDLTLFNADSVSEVLTKYLGSSVRVA, translated from the coding sequence GTGGACACGACCGACGGACTTGCGGCGCTCCAGCCGACCGACCCCGACGGCGCGACCGCCCGGTACGTATTTCGGGTGGAACTCCGGCTGGAGCCAGACGCTGATGGGCTGTGGACCGATCCCGACCGGTTCGAGACGACGCTGTATCGGGCGGCCGACGACCCGGGGACCAGCGGCTGGCTGTTCTTCCGGGACACGCTTTGGCGGGGCGAGCTGGCCGACGAACCGCACTTCCGTCGGCTCGTCGAGGACGAACTCGGCTATCAGGTCGTTTCGGTGTCGTTCAGTGAACTCCGGACTGACGAGGCGTATCTGGATTCACTGAAAGCCGAAATCGCCGACGACCTGACCCTGTTTAACGCTGACTCGGTCAGCGAGGTGCTCACCAAGTATCTCGGCAGTTCAGTTCGTGTGGCGTAA